The Candidatus Pelagibacter sp. IMCC9063 genome has a window encoding:
- the metG gene encoding methionine--tRNA ligase: MKKKYYITTPIYYPSAKPHMGHAYSSISADFIARYKRLEGYDVKFVTGTDEHGQKIQKSADKRKLSPNVFCNEISKVFLDLTKTLNLSNTDFIRTTEDRHHKTVQKLWKILEEKKFIYLSKYSGWYSVSDEAFYTESEIIEKDNIKLSVASGSAVEWVEEESYFFKLSQFQNLLIKHYEDNPEFIQPSSRRNEVMSFVKGGLNDLSISRNSFKWGISVPNSKDHIIYVWLDALTNYLTATNYFDENSSWPADVHIIGKDILRFHAVYWPAFLLAAEIPLPKTIFGHGWILSGDEKMSKSKGNILDPIEVVNEFGLDEIRYYLMKEVMYGLDGNINIDNLKNCINSDLANNIGNLSQRIFVLINKYFSCKVPDPKPLLKDDQKFMDCPVEGLRKSMDSFEIHNYIREVISYSSKINKFVNDEEPWTKAKNSDPRVGTILYIALNALKNIFILLHPVMPSKSEYYLSCLNVDTKNISLELINKNLPINVELKMPGLMFKKYI; the protein is encoded by the coding sequence ATGAAAAAAAAGTATTATATTACGACTCCAATTTACTATCCATCAGCTAAGCCTCATATGGGCCATGCGTATTCAAGCATTTCTGCTGATTTTATAGCTAGATACAAAAGGCTCGAAGGGTATGATGTGAAATTTGTAACTGGAACTGATGAGCACGGTCAAAAAATACAAAAATCTGCAGATAAAAGAAAATTATCACCCAATGTCTTTTGCAATGAAATTTCAAAAGTTTTTTTAGATCTTACAAAAACTTTGAATTTAAGTAACACTGACTTTATTAGAACTACTGAAGACCGGCATCACAAAACTGTTCAAAAACTATGGAAGATTTTAGAAGAAAAAAAATTTATCTATTTGTCAAAATATAGCGGCTGGTATTCAGTATCTGATGAAGCTTTTTATACAGAAAGTGAAATTATTGAAAAGGATAATATCAAATTGTCCGTAGCATCTGGCAGTGCAGTTGAGTGGGTTGAGGAGGAATCTTATTTTTTTAAATTATCACAATTTCAAAATCTTTTGATTAAACATTATGAAGATAATCCTGAATTTATTCAACCATCATCAAGAAGAAATGAGGTAATGAGCTTTGTAAAAGGTGGCTTAAACGATCTGTCTATTTCCAGAAATTCTTTTAAATGGGGGATCTCCGTCCCCAATTCGAAAGATCATATTATTTATGTATGGTTAGACGCTCTTACAAATTATCTTACAGCTACAAACTATTTTGACGAGAACTCATCTTGGCCTGCGGATGTTCATATCATAGGAAAAGATATTTTAAGATTTCATGCCGTATACTGGCCTGCATTCTTGCTTGCAGCTGAAATACCTTTACCTAAAACAATATTTGGACACGGTTGGATTTTGTCTGGTGATGAGAAAATGTCAAAATCTAAAGGTAATATCTTAGACCCCATTGAAGTAGTGAATGAATTTGGTTTAGATGAAATTAGGTACTATCTAATGAAAGAAGTTATGTATGGTTTAGATGGAAATATTAATATTGATAATCTAAAAAATTGCATAAATAGTGATCTTGCTAACAATATTGGAAATCTTAGCCAAAGAATTTTTGTACTTATTAATAAATATTTTTCATGCAAAGTACCAGACCCAAAGCCTTTATTAAAAGATGACCAAAAGTTTATGGATTGTCCGGTGGAGGGATTGAGAAAATCTATGGATAGTTTTGAGATTCATAACTATATAAGAGAAGTAATTTCTTATTCATCTAAAATTAATAAATTTGTAAATGATGAAGAGCCATGGACTAAAGCGAAAAATTCTGATCCTAGGGTAGGGACTATTTTATATATTGCCCTTAATGCATTGAAGAATATATTTATTCTTTTGCATCCAGTAATGCCTTCAAAATCTGAATATTATTTATCTTGTTTAAATGTAGACACCAAAAATATATCCCTTGAATTAATAAATAAAAATTTACCCATTAATGTAGAATTGAAAATGCCAGGATTAATGTTTAAAAAATATATATAA
- a CDS encoding DNA polymerase III subunit delta', translating to MNKVNNKLYFYENYFQSLNNLLTFKNLPQSIIFSGQGGLGKKTFLLHFFAFHLLNSFEKKTYLKDFIINDQEILKRLRNNEYANFKIVEKKEKNSSIQIDQIRELINFCSYKASLSSPRFILISNIEDLNSSATNSLLKLLEDPPKNTYFFLIRDSHAKIYETILSRCHKVNIKMNKKISDELLTKLLRDFTLTSSITVRHFDAYDTPGMIVNKIIYIEENNLTDMSSVEIVKFCYEDYKKNKDLNALNFGNQIVKKLFLEKFNNNYSKYKKLYTLFEKRSEELIDFNSNIDTTYEIVKKLS from the coding sequence ATGAATAAAGTTAACAATAAGCTTTATTTTTATGAAAATTACTTCCAATCTTTAAATAATTTATTAACTTTCAAGAATCTACCTCAGTCAATAATTTTTTCAGGCCAGGGTGGTTTAGGTAAAAAAACTTTTTTATTACATTTTTTTGCATTTCATCTGTTAAATAGTTTTGAAAAAAAAACATATTTAAAGGATTTTATTATTAATGATCAAGAAATTTTAAAAAGATTACGCAATAATGAATATGCAAATTTTAAAATTGTTGAAAAAAAAGAAAAAAACTCATCTATACAAATAGACCAAATTAGAGAACTAATTAATTTTTGTTCTTATAAAGCCTCACTTTCCTCCCCAAGATTTATTTTAATTTCAAATATTGAAGATTTAAATTCTAGTGCTACAAATTCATTACTTAAGTTGCTAGAAGATCCACCCAAAAATACATATTTCTTTTTGATTAGAGATTCTCATGCCAAAATATATGAAACAATATTGTCAAGATGTCATAAGGTTAATATTAAAATGAATAAAAAAATATCTGATGAGCTTTTAACAAAACTATTAAGGGATTTTACCTTAACCTCATCTATTACGGTTAGGCATTTTGATGCTTATGATACGCCAGGCATGATAGTTAATAAAATTATTTACATTGAAGAAAATAATCTTACTGATATGAGTTCAGTAGAAATAGTAAAGTTTTGCTATGAAGATTACAAAAAAAATAAAGATTTAAATGCACTTAACTTCGGTAATCAAATAGTAAAAAAATTATTTTTAGAAAAATTCAATAATAATTATTCAAAATATAAAAAATTATATACACTATTTGAAAAACGGTCTGAAGAATTGATAGATTTTAATTCTAACATAGATACAACTTATGAAATTGTTAAAAAATTAAGTTGA
- the plsX gene encoding phosphate acyltransferase PlsX, whose translation MSSFNYTIAIDAMGGENSPGKVIEGLSLFLKEDKEVFFNIFGKETSIVKEISQYKNILPQNYKIINCESQIEDKNSVRDAIKVGKDSSMWKAIESVKNKESHLIISSGNTGALLVISKLLIKMMDGIDKPAIAGLWPNFKGVSVVMDLGANIEFNEKNYVEFSKIGAELYRSIFDKKDPTVALLNVGSEEIKGHEELKNAFNALSKNKNNFNFSGYIEGNHIKDGDVDVIITDGFSGNIALKTAEGTVNFITTEIKKIFSNSFFGKVCYLFSFPLFKKVKQSLDPRKYNGGIFLGLNAPVIKSHGSADSLAFFYSIKLSVKILRGGLVKRIKSNFENE comes from the coding sequence ATGAGTAGTTTTAACTACACTATTGCTATTGATGCAATGGGTGGAGAAAATTCTCCTGGCAAGGTTATAGAGGGTTTAAGTCTCTTTTTAAAAGAGGACAAGGAAGTATTTTTTAATATTTTTGGAAAAGAAACTTCGATCGTTAAGGAAATAAGCCAATATAAAAATATATTACCCCAAAATTATAAAATAATTAATTGCGAAAGTCAGATAGAGGATAAAAATTCCGTACGAGATGCAATTAAGGTTGGTAAAGACAGTAGTATGTGGAAAGCAATAGAAAGCGTTAAAAATAAAGAATCTCACTTGATTATATCCTCTGGAAACACTGGAGCCTTGCTTGTTATCTCAAAACTTTTAATTAAAATGATGGATGGCATTGACAAGCCAGCCATAGCAGGTTTGTGGCCAAATTTTAAAGGTGTAAGTGTTGTTATGGATCTTGGAGCTAATATAGAATTTAATGAAAAAAATTATGTTGAGTTTTCTAAAATTGGGGCTGAACTTTATCGCTCTATCTTTGATAAAAAAGATCCTACAGTCGCTTTATTGAACGTAGGTTCAGAAGAAATAAAAGGTCATGAAGAATTAAAAAATGCCTTCAATGCATTATCCAAGAACAAAAACAATTTTAATTTTAGTGGCTATATAGAAGGCAATCACATTAAAGATGGTGATGTTGACGTTATTATTACAGATGGTTTTTCAGGAAATATTGCTTTAAAAACAGCCGAAGGTACAGTTAATTTTATTACCACAGAAATTAAAAAAATATTTTCAAACTCTTTTTTTGGTAAAGTCTGCTATCTTTTTAGCTTTCCTTTATTTAAAAAGGTAAAACAATCTCTAGATCCAAGAAAATACAATGGTGGTATTTTTTTAGGGTTAAATGCTCCTGTAATCAAAAGTCATGGTTCAGCAGATAGTCTAGCTTTTTTTTATTCTATTAAATTATCGGTTAAAATTTTAAGAGGCGGTCTTGTAAAAAGAATTAAAAGCAATTTTGAAAATGAATAA
- the rpmF gene encoding 50S ribosomal protein L32: MAVPKQKTSKSKKGMRRSHRSAVFKNIVEDKKSGEYRLSHHVDAKTGMYNGKQIFKPKI, translated from the coding sequence ATGGCTGTACCTAAGCAGAAGACATCAAAATCCAAGAAGGGCATGAGAAGATCTCACAGATCTGCTGTTTTTAAAAATATTGTTGAAGACAAAAAAAGCGGTGAATACAGGTTGTCGCATCATGTTGATGCTAAAACTGGAATGTATAACGGCAAGCAAATTTTTAAGCCTAAAATTTAA
- a CDS encoding sodium-translocating pyrophosphatase produces the protein MLSPSLILNLVIVCGVISVLYGFISSKQILSASPGNAKMQEIASAIQIGAKAYLDRQYKTIAIVGFAVLILIILLFTPWVGLGYLIGATLSGIAGYVGMLISVQANVRTAEASRKGLAQGLHVAFKSGAVTGMLVAGLALLSIAVYYYILLEFKVEEREIVNALVALGFGASLISIFARLGGGIFTKGADVGADLVGKVEAGIPEDDPRNPAVIADNVGDNVGDCAGMAADLFETYAVTIVATMVLASIFFNGDMNMMIYPLSIGGACILTSILGTFFVKLGKSKNVMNALYKGFVVSAVSSLAILYPVTDYVIGFTNEYTVNGKTFNGMSLYYCGIIGLVITGLLIWITEYYTGTEYKPVRSIAKSSTTGHGTNVIQGLAVSMEATAIPALIIVAGILATNSIAGLYGIAISVTTMLALAGMVVALDAYGPVTDNAGGIAEMAKLPKNVRKTTDALDAVGNTTKAVTKGYAIGSAGLGALVLFAAYVEDIKHFSGVAGSKLEGIVVTFDLSNPYVVVGLLIGGMLPYLFGSMGMQAVGRAGGAVVVEVRRQFKKFPGIMKRTQKPDYAKLVDLLTVAAIREMIIPSLLPVLSPIVLYFVILFIGGQVAALASVGAMLLGVIITGLFVAVSMTAGGGAWDNAKKYIEDGNHGGKGSEAHKAAVTGDTVGDPYKDTAGPAVNPMIKITNIVALLLLAIIAG, from the coding sequence ATGTTAAGTCCAAGTCTAATTTTAAACTTAGTGATCGTTTGCGGAGTAATCTCAGTTCTTTACGGATTTATTTCTAGTAAACAAATTTTAAGTGCTAGCCCAGGAAATGCTAAGATGCAGGAAATTGCATCGGCAATTCAAATTGGTGCTAAGGCATATTTAGACAGGCAATATAAAACAATTGCAATTGTTGGTTTTGCAGTTTTGATTTTAATTATTTTGCTTTTTACTCCTTGGGTTGGATTAGGTTATTTAATTGGAGCAACTTTATCTGGAATAGCAGGTTATGTTGGTATGTTAATTTCTGTTCAAGCTAATGTTCGTACTGCAGAAGCATCTAGAAAAGGTTTAGCACAAGGTTTGCATGTTGCTTTTAAATCTGGAGCTGTGACTGGAATGTTGGTTGCAGGACTAGCTCTTTTATCTATTGCAGTTTATTATTATATTTTACTTGAGTTTAAAGTTGAAGAAAGAGAAATTGTTAATGCTCTTGTTGCTTTAGGTTTCGGAGCTTCTTTGATTTCTATTTTTGCAAGATTGGGTGGGGGAATATTTACCAAAGGAGCCGATGTTGGTGCTGACTTAGTTGGAAAAGTTGAAGCTGGTATTCCTGAAGACGATCCTAGAAACCCTGCTGTTATAGCTGACAATGTAGGCGATAACGTAGGTGATTGCGCTGGTATGGCTGCTGATTTATTTGAAACTTATGCTGTTACTATTGTAGCTACTATGGTTTTAGCTTCTATATTTTTTAATGGAGACATGAACATGATGATTTATCCATTGAGTATAGGTGGAGCATGTATTTTGACTTCTATCTTAGGAACTTTCTTTGTGAAGCTTGGTAAGAGCAAAAATGTCATGAATGCTTTGTACAAAGGGTTTGTAGTCTCAGCGGTTTCTTCGTTAGCAATTTTATATCCAGTTACAGATTATGTGATTGGCTTTACAAACGAATATACTGTTAATGGTAAAACTTTTAACGGTATGAGCTTGTATTATTGTGGAATAATTGGTTTAGTTATTACTGGCTTATTAATTTGGATTACTGAGTATTACACTGGAACTGAATACAAGCCAGTTAGAAGTATCGCCAAATCTTCTACTACAGGGCACGGAACAAATGTTATTCAAGGCCTTGCTGTTTCAATGGAAGCAACAGCTATACCGGCTTTAATTATTGTTGCTGGAATTCTTGCTACCAACTCAATTGCAGGACTTTATGGAATTGCCATATCGGTTACAACAATGCTAGCTTTGGCTGGAATGGTTGTTGCTCTTGATGCTTACGGACCAGTTACTGATAATGCTGGTGGAATTGCAGAGATGGCTAAGTTACCAAAAAACGTTAGAAAAACTACTGATGCATTAGATGCTGTGGGTAATACAACTAAAGCTGTTACAAAAGGATATGCAATTGGTTCTGCTGGCCTAGGAGCTTTAGTTTTATTTGCTGCGTACGTTGAAGACATTAAACATTTCTCAGGGGTTGCAGGATCAAAACTTGAAGGAATAGTTGTTACTTTTGATTTATCTAACCCTTATGTTGTTGTTGGTTTGTTAATTGGTGGAATGCTCCCTTATTTATTTGGATCAATGGGTATGCAAGCGGTTGGTAGAGCAGGAGGAGCAGTTGTGGTGGAAGTTAGAAGACAATTTAAAAAATTTCCAGGCATTATGAAGCGAACACAAAAACCAGACTATGCAAAATTAGTTGACCTGTTAACCGTTGCTGCCATTAGAGAAATGATAATCCCTTCTTTATTGCCGGTTCTTTCACCGATTGTTTTATATTTTGTAATCTTATTTATCGGTGGTCAAGTTGCGGCTTTAGCTTCAGTTGGTGCAATGTTACTTGGAGTAATTATTACAGGGTTGTTTGTAGCTGTTTCTATGACTGCAGGAGGTGGCGCATGGGACAATGCAAAGAAATATATTGAAGATGGTAATCATGGTGGAAAAGGTTCAGAAGCGCACAAAGCTGCTGTGACTGGTGATACCGTTGGTGATCCATATAAAGATACAGCTGGACCTGCAGTTAATCCAATGATTAAAATAACTAATATTGTTGCATTACTTTTGTTAGCAATAATTGCAGGATAA
- a CDS encoding transcription antitermination protein NusB, whose protein sequence is MKGSSRLIVIQKIYEKISDSSHEIKFPKSSYIRTVKKVFNGFFEKEADLDQILSKNLSSNISFKNLDMILKIILKAAIFEVLYMPKIPFKVVVDEYLAVTEMYYDSSQKGLVNAVLDSVFKSEHV, encoded by the coding sequence ATGAAAGGAAGTTCAAGGCTAATTGTTATTCAAAAAATTTATGAAAAAATTAGCGATTCTAGTCACGAAATTAAATTTCCAAAAAGCTCCTATATTAGAACTGTTAAAAAAGTGTTTAATGGTTTTTTTGAAAAAGAAGCTGACCTGGATCAAATCTTGTCCAAAAACTTATCTTCAAATATAAGCTTTAAAAATCTGGATATGATTCTTAAAATAATATTAAAAGCTGCTATATTCGAAGTGCTTTATATGCCCAAAATACCTTTTAAGGTTGTTGTTGATGAATATCTTGCTGTTACTGAGATGTATTACGATTCAAGTCAAAAAGGCCTAGTAAACGCTGTTTTAGATTCTGTTTTTAAGTCAGAACACGTGTAG
- the ribH gene encoding 6,7-dimethyl-8-ribityllumazine synthase: MKKKGLVVVSNYYENISDNLLKYCLKTLSRNKLEADIKIVSGALEIPTLISCNIKKKYKFFIALGCIIKGKTPHFDFIASAITKSLLDLSIEHKVPITNGIITSLTRTQAIERSSKNKNKGQEAANAAISLLKHI; the protein is encoded by the coding sequence ATGAAAAAAAAAGGCTTAGTAGTTGTTTCTAATTATTACGAAAATATTTCAGATAATCTGTTAAAGTATTGCTTGAAGACACTAAGCAGAAACAAATTAGAAGCGGATATTAAGATTGTATCTGGTGCGTTAGAAATACCAACTTTAATTTCTTGCAATATAAAAAAAAAATATAAATTTTTCATTGCTTTGGGCTGTATTATAAAAGGCAAAACTCCTCATTTTGACTTTATTGCATCGGCTATTACAAAATCTTTGCTAGATCTTTCCATTGAACATAAAGTTCCTATTACTAATGGAATTATTACTTCCTTGACTCGAACGCAGGCCATCGAAAGAAGTTCTAAAAATAAAAATAAAGGTCAAGAAGCCGCTAATGCAGCAATCTCTTTATTAAAGCATATTTAG
- the ribB gene encoding 3,4-dihydroxy-2-butanone-4-phosphate synthase, giving the protein MKKNFKFAKIETIISEAKKGKIFILVDDENRENEGDLVFVAKKATPEKVNFMAKHGRGLICLALDKKKSDELSLELMPSSNQSRLKTAFTISIEARKGVTTGISTFDRCKTILTAIKKNSSKKDIATPGHVFPLVARNGGSLVRAGHTEASIDIAKLAKTHPSAVICEIMNEDGSMAKRDQLFSYAKKHKLKIAKIEDLISYRLKKETLVSLKENKLFNIKDKKYTLKTFVNKIDNLEHFAIIKGPISDKNIPKVRVVTSNSIDILLNKSINAKVKKTLDYFSRSTSSCILLVMKQSETLDTPKVISSKDLLKKPINGNALRYYGLGAQILKKLKVKKMILVSSAKKKLVALDGFDIKIVKQEIIK; this is encoded by the coding sequence ATGAAAAAAAACTTTAAATTTGCAAAAATTGAAACTATTATTTCGGAAGCTAAAAAAGGGAAAATTTTTATTTTAGTTGATGATGAAAATAGAGAAAATGAAGGTGACTTAGTTTTCGTAGCTAAAAAAGCAACCCCTGAAAAAGTAAATTTTATGGCAAAGCACGGAAGAGGGTTAATTTGTTTAGCGCTCGATAAAAAAAAATCAGATGAATTAAGTTTAGAGCTAATGCCAAGCTCAAACCAGTCTCGTTTAAAAACTGCTTTTACTATTAGTATTGAAGCAAGGAAAGGTGTTACTACTGGAATTTCAACATTCGATAGGTGTAAAACTATTTTAACAGCAATAAAAAAAAACTCTTCAAAAAAAGATATAGCCACACCAGGACATGTCTTCCCACTGGTTGCAAGAAATGGCGGGTCATTAGTTAGGGCAGGGCATACAGAGGCCTCTATTGATATAGCTAAATTGGCCAAGACACACCCTTCAGCCGTAATATGTGAAATAATGAATGAAGATGGCTCTATGGCTAAAAGAGATCAGTTATTTAGTTATGCCAAGAAACATAAGCTCAAAATTGCAAAAATAGAAGACTTGATTTCCTACCGATTAAAAAAAGAAACTCTTGTAAGTTTAAAGGAAAACAAGCTCTTTAATATAAAAGATAAAAAATATACCTTAAAAACATTTGTTAACAAAATAGATAATCTAGAGCATTTTGCTATTATAAAAGGGCCTATCAGTGATAAAAATATTCCAAAGGTTAGAGTTGTTACTTCCAATTCTATCGATATTCTTTTAAACAAAAGTATTAATGCAAAAGTTAAAAAAACATTGGACTACTTTAGTCGCTCAACATCTAGCTGCATATTATTAGTAATGAAACAAAGTGAAACCTTAGACACACCCAAGGTTATTTCTTCAAAGGATCTATTAAAAAAACCTATTAACGGCAATGCGTTAAGGTATTATGGTTTAGGTGCTCAAATTTTAAAAAAATTAAAAGTTAAAAAAATGATTTTAGTCTCAAGTGCCAAGAAAAAATTAGTTGCCCTAGATGGTTTTGATATTAAAATTGTTAAGCAGGAAATAATTAAATGA
- a CDS encoding riboflavin synthase, whose translation MFTGIIKNKGKVLSIVKKDKGYEFKISSNLVFSKKNIGTSISINGACLTLTKFLNKNLFFFISYSTFQITNFKYLKKNSTVNLEKSLKFGDEIAGHFVQGHIDTVGKIISLKKLAKTWTFLIKVESKFSHLLVDKGSITIDGISLTIVKSLKNQFTLVVIPHTLKLTNIISLKTGDVVNVEFDIVIKYLSKINKKK comes from the coding sequence ATGTTTACTGGTATTATAAAAAATAAAGGTAAAGTTTTATCCATAGTCAAAAAAGATAAAGGGTATGAGTTTAAAATTAGCTCTAATCTAGTTTTTTCTAAAAAAAATATAGGCACCTCAATATCAATAAATGGAGCTTGTCTAACATTAACCAAATTCTTAAATAAAAATTTATTTTTTTTTATTTCCTATTCAACTTTTCAAATTACTAATTTTAAATATTTAAAAAAGAATTCTACTGTAAATCTTGAGAAATCATTAAAATTTGGAGATGAAATTGCTGGTCACTTTGTTCAAGGTCATATTGATACAGTAGGTAAAATTATTTCTTTAAAAAAACTAGCAAAGACTTGGACATTTTTAATAAAAGTTGAGTCTAAATTTTCACACTTATTAGTAGACAAGGGGTCTATTACTATCGATGGTATTTCATTAACAATAGTCAAATCACTTAAGAATCAATTTACCTTAGTTGTTATACCTCACACTCTAAAATTAACGAATATAATATCGCTAAAGACGGGGGATGTTGTTAATGTGGAATTTGATATTGTGATTAAATATTTGTCAAAAATTAATAAGAAAAAATGA
- the ribD gene encoding bifunctional diaminohydroxyphosphoribosylaminopyrimidine deaminase/5-amino-6-(5-phosphoribosylamino)uracil reductase RibD: MSQKKNNFYQKYFSELALSLARINKFITKENPSVGCVVTDFNNNILSSGVTSKNGRPHAENNALIKLNKKITKKIFVTLEPCNHYGKTPPCTKKIVNFNVKQLHCNQIDKNPAVNGSGLKFLKENKIKIKESNINKNFYSNYNYSVKNKLPYVTAKLAITKNFSTVVSGKKYFTNSKSLKFAHLLRYMNDSILIGQKTLLKDYPKLNCRIEGLSQHSPKIFFINRNLNFNKKHLLLYPRSTVVFHSSKDSKKISKYKKYFFLEKIEDNTGNFSPEEILKRIYKHKCRRLLIEGGSETVNIFAKNKYVNKFFFIQSEHNSKTKDPQTVNMVRSLCGNNFNRYNVKINLNNNKLFKI; encoded by the coding sequence ATGTCCCAAAAAAAAAATAATTTTTATCAAAAATATTTTTCTGAGCTTGCTTTGAGCTTAGCAAGAATAAATAAATTTATAACAAAAGAGAATCCCTCAGTTGGATGTGTAGTTACAGATTTTAATAATAATATCTTATCTTCTGGTGTCACCTCTAAGAATGGAAGACCACACGCTGAAAATAACGCCTTAATTAAATTAAATAAAAAAATTACAAAAAAAATATTTGTTACTCTAGAGCCCTGCAATCATTATGGAAAGACACCCCCATGCACAAAAAAAATTGTAAATTTTAATGTTAAACAGTTGCACTGCAATCAAATCGACAAAAACCCAGCTGTTAATGGCTCTGGTTTAAAATTTTTAAAAGAAAATAAAATTAAAATCAAAGAAAGTAATATAAATAAAAATTTTTACAGCAACTACAATTACTCTGTAAAAAACAAACTGCCTTATGTTACTGCAAAACTTGCTATAACAAAAAATTTTTCAACAGTTGTATCGGGGAAAAAATATTTTACAAATTCCAAGTCTTTAAAATTTGCACATTTACTCAGATACATGAACGACTCAATTTTAATAGGTCAAAAAACTCTTTTAAAAGATTACCCTAAACTAAATTGTAGAATAGAGGGCCTTAGTCAGCATTCCCCTAAAATTTTTTTTATAAATAGAAATTTAAATTTTAATAAAAAGCACCTTTTGCTGTACCCAAGAAGCACTGTTGTTTTTCACTCTAGTAAAGATTCTAAAAAAATATCTAAATATAAAAAATATTTTTTTCTTGAAAAAATTGAAGATAATACTGGAAACTTTTCTCCTGAAGAAATATTAAAACGAATTTATAAACACAAATGCAGAAGGCTTCTCATAGAAGGTGGAAGTGAAACTGTTAATATTTTCGCAAAAAATAAGTATGTTAATAAATTTTTCTTCATTCAATCTGAACATAATAGCAAGACAAAGGACCCTCAAACTGTCAATATGGTGCGGTCATTGTGTGGTAACAATTTTAACAGATATAATGTAAAAATAAATTTAAATAATAATAAGCTTTTTAAGATTTAA
- the nrdR gene encoding transcriptional regulator NrdR: MICPFCKDKDTSVIDSRATEDGTAIRRRRVSACCNQRFTTFERVQFREITIIKKNGRKSPFDRDKLTRSVMISLRKRPVDVDTIEKFVSKIYRNLEDLGQNEVLSTTIGKFVMDGLKEIDPVAYIRFASVYTNFKEVKDFEEFVDKLDVPKKK, encoded by the coding sequence ATGATTTGCCCATTTTGTAAAGATAAAGATACCTCTGTAATTGATTCTAGAGCTACAGAAGATGGAACGGCCATTAGAAGAAGAAGAGTGAGCGCTTGTTGCAATCAAAGATTTACAACATTCGAAAGAGTTCAATTTAGAGAAATTACAATTATAAAAAAAAATGGGAGAAAGTCTCCTTTTGATAGAGATAAATTAACTCGTTCAGTGATGATTTCTTTGAGAAAAAGACCTGTTGATGTTGATACTATAGAAAAATTTGTTTCCAAAATTTATAGAAATTTAGAAGACTTGGGTCAAAATGAAGTTCTCTCAACAACTATAGGAAAGTTTGTGATGGATGGATTAAAAGAAATAGATCCAGTTGCTTACATAAGATTTGCATCCGTTTATACAAATTTTAAGGAAGTGAAGGATTTTGAAGAATTTGTGGACAAATTGGATGTCCCAAAAAAAAAATAA